In the genome of Salinispirillum sp. LH 10-3-1, one region contains:
- a CDS encoding EamA family transporter, producing the protein MRLNVSPKTAGLLLALLSALSFGGSGPFARPLMDIGVDPLHVTWLRLLGMVLVLSPVAWHYRSLFQRQWRLLLAYGVFPIAGVQAFYFAAVARIPVGIALLIEFLGPILVLLWILLVRKQPVARSAALGVILAVVGLGALLEVWNGLSLDPIGLLLAAGAAACQAGFFLLSDAAKEDTPPLALIALGGLIAFAVMTVIAQPWNLPWHLLGGQIVIAGVSTSALVSVVWLGVISTALAYVTGVAAIRRLSPPVAGGVAYLEVVTAILLAWIMLGQALNSVQILGAVIVVFGAYLAQRSASHTVTLEIPAHDDHPAVDAETEVLGR; encoded by the coding sequence ATGCGTTTGAACGTCAGCCCGAAAACCGCTGGGCTTTTATTGGCTTTGTTGTCGGCCTTGTCTTTTGGTGGCTCCGGGCCATTCGCGCGGCCATTAATGGACATTGGTGTCGATCCACTGCATGTGACTTGGCTACGCTTGTTGGGCATGGTGTTGGTGTTGTCCCCCGTGGCGTGGCATTACCGCTCTCTGTTTCAGCGCCAGTGGCGATTGCTGTTGGCCTATGGTGTGTTTCCTATCGCAGGTGTGCAGGCGTTTTACTTCGCTGCCGTGGCGCGTATTCCGGTAGGCATCGCGTTATTAATCGAGTTTCTTGGGCCGATACTGGTCTTGCTGTGGATATTGCTGGTGCGGAAACAGCCCGTAGCGCGCTCGGCAGCCCTGGGTGTGATCCTAGCCGTTGTGGGATTGGGCGCTTTGCTGGAGGTCTGGAACGGTCTGTCGCTTGATCCCATTGGCCTGCTGTTGGCCGCGGGTGCTGCAGCCTGTCAAGCAGGCTTTTTCTTACTGTCGGATGCGGCCAAGGAGGATACTCCACCGTTGGCCCTGATTGCGTTGGGTGGTCTTATCGCTTTCGCGGTTATGACCGTTATCGCCCAGCCTTGGAACCTACCTTGGCATTTGCTGGGCGGTCAGATTGTGATTGCTGGTGTATCAACGTCGGCATTGGTTTCTGTGGTGTGGTTAGGAGTGATTTCAACGGCGCTGGCCTATGTAACCGGGGTTGCGGCGATTCGTCGGCTGTCGCCACCCGTAGCGGGAGGCGTAGCCTACCTTGAAGTAGTGACAGCCATTTTGCTGGCGTGGATTATGTTAGGGCAGGCGCTCAACAGCGTTCAAATTCTAGGTGCCGTCATCGTCGTATTCGGCGCGTATCTGGCGCAACGCTCGGCGAGCCATACCGTGACATTGGAGATTCCTGCTCATGACGACCATCCTGCGGTTGACGCAGAGACCGAGGTGTTAGGCCGCTAA
- a CDS encoding MATE family efflux transporter yields the protein MSPVKALHRRPVLREVWSLAIPVAVQSALVSALGMADVLMVSGLGAEAIAAVGLGSKINFVFILLMAALGTGCSILVAQYFGAGRHDRVRHTLALSLLAGTLFMLPITLLIWFNTTNLMMLGTDNSQVITQGASYLAITALSLWLTQLVIVYEAALRATGDSKTPLYFATITIVLNIALNFWLINGGLGVPAMGVAGAALATLLARIFQVMWMLYSMQRPGKLLRLERLHFVEAVARNLIRRYWTLSWPLLVNFTLWSMGSLTYHLIAGRLGTTPLAVMSLLSPIESMYHSFFFGITNACSIMIGQRLGRGQFDDARALAKGFMLYAPLGSFGFGLVLLAASPFVLPLIGSLDAETLHQTQLAFAIMCLGFWLKVFNMVSIQGILRSGGDAKFCLYLDMSALWFVGLPLTLAAAFWWQLPFTWVYAMILAEEAAKAVGNIWRVGQRKWVRNLTEGDTEQSTALAA from the coding sequence ATGTCACCTGTAAAAGCCCTACACCGCCGCCCTGTTCTCCGTGAGGTTTGGAGCCTGGCTATTCCTGTCGCCGTACAGTCTGCCTTGGTATCGGCACTGGGTATGGCCGATGTCTTGATGGTCAGTGGTCTGGGCGCAGAAGCCATCGCAGCGGTCGGTTTAGGCAGTAAGATTAACTTCGTATTTATCCTCCTGATGGCGGCTTTAGGCACCGGTTGCAGTATTCTGGTGGCGCAGTATTTTGGTGCTGGACGACATGATCGCGTGCGTCATACACTGGCCTTGAGTCTGCTGGCTGGCACCCTCTTTATGCTACCCATCACCTTGCTGATCTGGTTTAACACCACCAACCTAATGATGCTGGGTACAGATAATTCACAGGTTATTACGCAAGGCGCCAGCTACCTGGCCATTACTGCGCTGTCCTTATGGCTCACGCAGTTGGTCATCGTCTATGAAGCGGCACTGCGGGCTACAGGCGACAGTAAAACGCCGCTGTATTTCGCCACCATCACCATCGTATTGAACATTGCGTTGAACTTTTGGCTGATCAACGGTGGCTTGGGCGTCCCCGCCATGGGTGTGGCCGGTGCCGCCTTGGCGACATTGTTGGCGCGCATCTTTCAGGTGATGTGGATGCTGTATAGCATGCAACGCCCGGGCAAGCTGTTGCGCCTCGAGCGCCTGCATTTCGTCGAGGCCGTGGCCCGCAACCTGATCCGCCGCTATTGGACACTGAGCTGGCCATTGCTGGTCAACTTTACGCTGTGGTCCATGGGCTCTCTAACCTATCATTTGATCGCTGGGCGCCTGGGAACAACCCCGCTTGCCGTGATGAGTTTGCTCAGTCCAATAGAAAGCATGTATCACAGCTTTTTCTTCGGAATCACCAATGCCTGCTCCATCATGATCGGCCAACGCTTGGGGCGCGGCCAGTTCGACGACGCCCGCGCCTTGGCGAAAGGCTTCATGCTTTACGCGCCCTTGGGCTCATTCGGGTTCGGGTTGGTGTTGCTGGCGGCTTCGCCGTTCGTGCTGCCCTTGATCGGTAGTCTGGACGCCGAAACCTTGCATCAAACTCAACTGGCGTTTGCCATCATGTGCTTGGGTTTCTGGTTGAAGGTGTTCAACATGGTGTCCATACAGGGCATTCTGCGCTCCGGTGGTGACGCCAAATTCTGCTTGTACTTAGATATGTCAGCCCTGTGGTTTGTAGGCTTACCGCTGACTTTGGCAGCCGCCTTCTGGTGGCAGCTGCCCTTTACGTGGGTATACGCCATGATCCTGGCCGAAGAAGCCGCTAAGGCGGTTGGCAACATCTGGCGCGTGGGGCAACGCAAATGGGTGCGCAACCTGACAGAGGGTGATACCGAACAGTCCACAGCGTTAGCGGCCTAA